In the genome of Methanopyrus kandleri AV19, one region contains:
- a CDS encoding hydrophobe/amphiphile efflux-3 (HAE3) family transporter, producing the protein MRFRTAIILSFLALTAVMAYGALHLNVEVDQTKYLPDRFESMKWQHVVERELGTSTKTLLIVIEADDVTRKPVLDYMRRIEDRLRSKPYVENVRGAPDVLRESPANFPAAVTMPGLRPLMSEMERSKEMFVSKDHKVAIIRVGLKSDADYRKVVPDVRRSLERDKPKSVKFADVTGSPAINYDFYRGFLKDLVTVTALVSAAVAAVLYVDFRRWWAPVLGLTIILSAVAWVLGIMYWLGFAPFYATVLLTVVLMLGVGIDYVIFTLTRFQEEYDIKGRAKGEAILTAVRRAGRAVLITGLTASAGFAALALSEFRMVSEIGLGIVAGILTAVALTLLVLPSLLQSIPIGRKSSEKKEESWKVLSIPVRHPVPAIVALLAITGLLGYGAAGVKPEVNIEKFLGHNLPSLKARDVLEKHMDVSHHFATIVVEARDVRDPKVVRFMEKLKRDAKRTGVAARVFGAPDVIGMEKTVERLPAPIRSALEPKVEDMEKGVISGDGKVAVIQVQLKPGDPKVQGRKILDMVRHEHPPTGVKVGVTGLPVAFAEMHEQVNEDMRRSTIASAIGVLAIPTIAFRNPIPPVFGLVAIGSGILWAIGLLGGVLRIVPSFLAMQTTICILLGIGMDYCVFLASRYREERKEHGVKEAWTHTMERAGPGVLFSGLTSAIGFLSLLLSHTGIMRNMGLYQGIGVLSTLTLVLVGFPALYVVISRVFSRGR; encoded by the coding sequence TTGAGGTTCAGGACGGCGATAATACTGTCCTTCCTGGCTCTGACGGCGGTCATGGCGTACGGAGCGCTCCACCTGAATGTGGAGGTAGATCAAACGAAGTACTTACCGGATCGGTTCGAGTCCATGAAATGGCAGCACGTCGTGGAGCGTGAGCTGGGCACTTCGACGAAGACCCTACTGATCGTCATCGAGGCGGACGACGTCACCCGGAAACCGGTCCTCGATTACATGCGCCGTATCGAGGACAGGTTGCGCTCCAAGCCTTACGTCGAGAATGTTCGGGGAGCTCCAGACGTTCTCAGGGAGAGCCCGGCGAACTTCCCGGCCGCCGTCACTATGCCAGGTCTTCGACCTCTGATGTCGGAGATGGAACGGTCGAAGGAGATGTTCGTCAGTAAGGACCACAAGGTCGCGATCATCAGAGTGGGACTGAAGTCGGACGCGGATTACCGTAAGGTCGTGCCGGACGTTCGGCGATCGCTCGAGCGGGACAAACCGAAGTCCGTCAAGTTCGCCGACGTCACGGGCTCCCCGGCCATCAACTACGACTTCTATCGGGGCTTCCTCAAGGATCTGGTCACAGTGACCGCCCTCGTATCAGCCGCCGTCGCAGCGGTTCTGTACGTCGACTTCCGGCGATGGTGGGCCCCGGTCCTCGGACTCACGATCATCCTGTCCGCCGTGGCATGGGTCTTGGGGATCATGTACTGGCTGGGGTTCGCCCCGTTCTACGCGACGGTCCTCCTGACCGTAGTGCTCATGCTCGGTGTCGGTATAGATTACGTGATCTTCACGCTGACACGCTTCCAGGAGGAGTACGACATCAAGGGACGCGCTAAGGGCGAGGCCATCCTCACGGCGGTCCGACGTGCGGGTCGAGCCGTGCTGATCACCGGTCTCACGGCGTCCGCGGGTTTCGCCGCCCTGGCCCTGTCGGAGTTCAGGATGGTCTCGGAGATCGGACTCGGTATCGTGGCGGGCATCCTCACGGCCGTCGCGCTGACGCTGCTCGTCCTGCCGAGCCTGCTTCAGTCGATACCGATCGGGCGGAAGAGTTCCGAGAAGAAGGAGGAAAGCTGGAAGGTACTCTCGATACCCGTGAGGCACCCGGTCCCGGCGATCGTCGCGCTGCTCGCCATCACGGGTCTACTCGGGTACGGAGCGGCCGGCGTGAAGCCAGAGGTCAACATCGAGAAGTTCCTGGGGCACAACCTACCGTCCCTGAAGGCCCGGGACGTACTCGAGAAGCACATGGACGTGAGCCATCACTTCGCCACGATCGTCGTGGAGGCGCGGGACGTCCGAGATCCGAAGGTAGTCCGCTTCATGGAGAAGTTGAAGCGAGACGCGAAGCGCACCGGCGTGGCCGCCCGCGTGTTCGGAGCCCCCGACGTGATCGGGATGGAGAAGACCGTAGAACGTCTGCCGGCGCCGATCCGCTCGGCCCTCGAGCCGAAGGTCGAGGACATGGAGAAAGGAGTCATCTCGGGGGACGGGAAGGTCGCCGTGATCCAGGTACAACTGAAACCAGGGGACCCGAAGGTGCAAGGTCGGAAGATCCTGGACATGGTCCGGCACGAACACCCACCCACGGGCGTGAAGGTGGGGGTCACGGGTCTCCCGGTGGCGTTCGCGGAGATGCACGAGCAGGTGAACGAGGACATGCGCCGGTCCACCATCGCGTCGGCGATCGGCGTGTTGGCGATACCGACGATCGCCTTTCGAAACCCGATACCGCCGGTCTTCGGGCTCGTCGCCATCGGCTCGGGCATCCTATGGGCTATTGGACTCCTGGGCGGCGTGCTGCGGATAGTGCCGTCGTTCCTGGCCATGCAAACCACGATATGTATACTGCTCGGTATCGGAATGGACTACTGCGTGTTCCTGGCCTCACGTTACCGGGAAGAGCGGAAGGAGCACGGCGTCAAGGAGGCTTGGACCCATACGATGGAGCGAGCGGGACCCGGCGTACTGTTCAGCGGGCTGACCTCGGCGATCGGTTTCCTCTCGTTGCTGCTGTCTCACACGGGTATCATGAGGAACATGGGACTCTACCAGGGGATAGGAGTGCTTTCGACGCTGACGCTGGTGCTCGTGGGCTTCCCGGCGCTGTACGTGGTGATCAGCCGCGTGTTCAGTCGTGGGCGATGA
- a CDS encoding radical SAM protein, which yields MIPTLTGRTDDPDRLMRGLEELGWTVREKGDRLVAISPGGQQVEANRETGELRITGRGEGTAARTLVKLAVKLGAEVELEGLSSEDRRPLVYGPVPSRRLGTSLGIDLPRGMCTHDCEYCSVGVSRRVSPHERFTVDPVAVREELSETLRRCDPDAVTFAGVGEPTLCANLREIAEEIRPLVEGVGAEVVLLTNSTWVSECADVVDVAVASLDCAREDLYRTINRPHPDMSLEHLVEELSQCDPGDVVVEVLLCRVGKITNADPDHLRELADLLGSIGLERVQLNTVARPPARGRAEPVGRDELLVARRTLESCGLEVSVYR from the coding sequence ATGATCCCAACGCTTACCGGTCGTACGGACGACCCGGACCGGTTGATGCGCGGTCTGGAGGAACTGGGTTGGACCGTCCGCGAGAAAGGTGACCGACTCGTCGCGATCTCACCCGGGGGTCAGCAGGTGGAGGCGAATCGGGAGACCGGCGAACTCAGGATCACGGGACGGGGAGAGGGAACGGCGGCTAGGACCCTGGTCAAGCTGGCGGTCAAGCTCGGAGCCGAGGTTGAGCTCGAGGGGCTGTCCTCCGAAGACCGGCGCCCCCTAGTGTACGGCCCGGTACCCTCGCGCAGGCTCGGCACTTCCCTGGGTATCGACCTCCCGCGCGGGATGTGCACGCACGACTGTGAGTACTGCAGTGTGGGGGTCTCGAGGCGCGTTTCACCGCACGAGCGGTTCACGGTAGACCCGGTCGCGGTTAGGGAGGAGCTGTCCGAGACGCTACGGCGTTGCGACCCGGATGCCGTCACCTTCGCGGGAGTGGGCGAGCCGACGCTCTGTGCGAACCTCAGGGAGATCGCCGAGGAGATACGCCCGCTCGTGGAAGGTGTCGGGGCGGAGGTAGTGCTCCTGACCAACTCGACGTGGGTTTCGGAGTGCGCGGACGTGGTGGACGTGGCCGTGGCCAGTCTCGACTGCGCCCGTGAGGACCTGTACCGGACGATCAACCGGCCGCATCCGGACATGTCGCTGGAACACCTGGTGGAGGAGCTGAGCCAGTGCGATCCCGGCGACGTGGTGGTCGAGGTGTTACTATGCCGGGTGGGGAAGATAACAAACGCCGATCCGGACCACCTGAGGGAGCTGGCGGATCTACTCGGCTCTATCGGTCTCGAGAGGGTACAGCTCAATACCGTGGCGAGACCTCCGGCGCGAGGTCGGGCGGAGCCGGTCGGTCGTGACGAGTTGCTCGTGGCCCGTCGTACCTTAGAGTCGTGCGGACTCGAGGTCTCGGTCTACAGGTAG
- a CDS encoding adenylate kinase family protein yields MKIAITGTPGVGKTTVCEALRDLGFDVVHLNKVAREMDAILEEDEQRQAKVVDLHALRRYVEEWEPESDPAFVESHYAHLMPTDLVIVLRLHPSELERRLKEKGYPPEKIAENLEAEFVGVCYGEAVEVRSEGCFIRPPEDVIQVNVTGLSRAEAADRVLEAVNHRRGDDVDWLSDEEAQRTVERYLKYR; encoded by the coding sequence TTGAAGATCGCGATCACGGGCACGCCGGGTGTCGGGAAGACGACGGTGTGTGAGGCACTCCGTGATCTCGGGTTCGACGTGGTGCACTTGAATAAGGTCGCGCGGGAGATGGACGCGATCCTCGAGGAGGACGAGCAACGTCAGGCTAAGGTGGTGGATCTTCACGCGCTCAGGCGGTACGTGGAGGAGTGGGAACCTGAGTCCGATCCGGCGTTCGTGGAGTCTCATTACGCCCACTTGATGCCGACGGACCTCGTGATAGTCCTCCGACTTCATCCCTCGGAGCTGGAGCGACGACTGAAGGAAAAGGGTTACCCGCCCGAGAAGATCGCGGAGAACCTGGAGGCGGAGTTCGTCGGTGTCTGTTACGGGGAAGCCGTGGAAGTACGGTCCGAAGGATGCTTCATCCGACCGCCGGAGGACGTGATCCAGGTGAACGTCACGGGCTTGAGCCGCGCCGAGGCGGCCGATCGGGTCCTCGAGGCCGTGAACCACCGTCGGGGTGACGACGTGGACTGGCTCTCCGACGAGGAGGCGCAACGGACAGTCGAGCGTTACCTGAAGTACCGATGA
- a CDS encoding acyltransferase, with the protein MRRREVLRPLREDDKYRHPAVLDEGVKIIGDNLADVTAEIGAYAEIGPSVVIRRKAAIYGFCRVFDSDVGERASISPFSIVRADVGNDAFIGDGSMIGAIGEDRAKLGYDCFIGMRCVVYGGVKVGDGAIVGAGSVVEEDVEPYTVVMGRPAEYVGDTVRISANTFVGGEEASAQARMVTRGYDTGWETLGCTESRGVNLTVVTFDREVWERLMGLLGRFRGEVDHGTFRFEGVEFFGIAASSERPPRRVVDKIRELLLERAERLVACILDCPKGYGRDVVVRSGRISDERVTGPLRARGSRYYRRTEEGLHTV; encoded by the coding sequence GTGCGCCGGCGGGAGGTACTGCGTCCGCTGAGGGAGGACGACAAGTACCGCCACCCGGCGGTGTTGGACGAGGGGGTCAAGATAATAGGGGATAACCTGGCTGATGTAACAGCCGAGATCGGCGCCTACGCTGAGATCGGCCCGTCGGTGGTAATTCGAAGGAAAGCCGCGATCTACGGGTTTTGCCGGGTGTTCGACTCGGATGTGGGTGAGCGGGCGAGCATATCTCCGTTCTCCATCGTGCGCGCGGACGTGGGTAACGACGCGTTCATAGGCGACGGATCCATGATAGGTGCGATCGGTGAAGATCGGGCCAAGTTGGGTTACGACTGTTTCATCGGCATGAGATGTGTGGTGTACGGTGGTGTGAAGGTAGGTGATGGGGCGATCGTAGGGGCGGGTTCGGTCGTCGAGGAGGACGTAGAACCTTACACGGTCGTGATGGGGCGGCCGGCCGAGTACGTGGGTGACACCGTCAGGATAAGCGCCAACACGTTCGTGGGCGGCGAAGAGGCGTCGGCGCAGGCTCGGATGGTCACGCGTGGCTACGACACAGGGTGGGAGACGTTGGGATGCACGGAGAGTCGCGGTGTGAACCTGACGGTGGTTACTTTCGACCGTGAGGTATGGGAGAGGCTGATGGGTCTGCTCGGTAGGTTCCGCGGTGAGGTGGACCACGGGACGTTCCGGTTTGAAGGTGTAGAGTTCTTCGGGATCGCGGCGTCGTCCGAACGGCCACCCCGTCGGGTGGTGGACAAGATCCGTGAACTACTCCTGGAGCGGGCCGAGCGGCTGGTAGCGTGCATTTTGGACTGTCCGAAAGGATACGGCCGGGACGTGGTAGTCCGAAGCGGTCGGATCAGCGACGAGCGGGTGACCGGTCCGTTACGCGCCCGCGGCTCGAGGTACTATCGGCGCACCGAGGAGGGCTTGCATACTGTTTGA
- the pdxT gene encoding pyridoxal 5'-phosphate synthase glutaminase subunit PdxT — MKVAVVAVQGAVEEHESILEAAGERIGEDVEVVWARYPEDLEDVDAVVIPGGESTTIGRLMERHDLVKPLLELAESDTPILGTCAGMVILAREVVPQAHPGTEVEIEQPLLGLMDVRVVRNAFGRQRESFEVDIEIEGLEDRFRAVFIRAPAVDEVLSDDVKVLAEYGDYIVAVEQDHLLATAFHPELTDDPRLHAYFLEKV; from the coding sequence TTGAAGGTCGCTGTCGTCGCCGTGCAGGGAGCCGTCGAGGAACACGAATCGATCCTGGAAGCGGCCGGTGAGCGGATCGGCGAAGACGTCGAGGTGGTATGGGCAAGGTACCCGGAAGATCTCGAGGACGTGGACGCCGTCGTGATTCCGGGAGGAGAGAGCACCACGATCGGACGTCTGATGGAGCGGCACGACCTGGTTAAGCCGCTGCTGGAGCTGGCGGAGTCGGATACTCCCATCCTTGGAACCTGCGCGGGGATGGTCATCCTCGCGCGTGAGGTCGTTCCGCAGGCTCATCCAGGGACGGAGGTGGAGATCGAGCAGCCTCTACTAGGTCTAATGGACGTGCGGGTAGTCCGGAACGCGTTCGGCCGGCAGCGTGAATCATTCGAAGTAGATATCGAGATCGAGGGGCTCGAGGACCGGTTCCGGGCAGTCTTCATCCGAGCTCCGGCCGTGGACGAGGTCCTGTCCGACGATGTGAAGGTGCTCGCGGAGTACGGCGATTACATTGTGGCCGTGGAGCAGGATCACCTGCTCGCCACGGCTTTCCACCCGGAGCTCACCGACGATCCGCGTCTTCACGCTTACTTCCTGGAGAAGGTGTGA
- a CDS encoding class II glutamine amidotransferase, which yields MACGIAGIVLPEPGPVGAILTEMLDALQHRGPDSAGYGLYRDVDTAVFVLELPAEDGEMELLSEVERALEGRQLKRVERIAEDAGTRVYRLFVEGFSTGRQGQRELAEVVEKIENSDITVLSAGHGFEILKDVGTAAEVSEQYGVEAIEGTHGIGHVRFSTESEVDRYHAHPFQSYMIPNMAVVHNGQITNYYTIRERLEIKGYQFKTNNDSECIVVYVADKLRDGYSLEEAMEEAIRDLDGPFCFIISTPDAIAVARDPLGLRPGVIGFGKDGAVAVASEEVALRRIFGDELEGIEQIEPGEYEVFEVGGRG from the coding sequence TTGGCGTGCGGCATCGCCGGTATCGTGCTGCCCGAGCCGGGGCCTGTCGGTGCTATCCTGACGGAGATGCTGGATGCGCTGCAGCACCGGGGTCCCGACTCGGCCGGTTACGGTCTGTACCGGGACGTCGACACGGCGGTTTTCGTCCTAGAGCTGCCGGCCGAGGACGGGGAAATGGAGCTGCTGAGTGAGGTCGAGCGTGCGCTGGAAGGGCGCCAACTGAAACGGGTGGAGCGGATCGCCGAAGACGCGGGCACGCGGGTGTACCGGCTGTTCGTGGAGGGGTTCTCGACGGGACGACAGGGCCAGCGAGAGCTGGCGGAAGTCGTGGAGAAGATCGAGAACTCGGACATCACCGTATTGAGCGCGGGTCACGGCTTCGAGATCCTGAAGGACGTGGGCACGGCGGCCGAAGTCTCGGAGCAGTACGGTGTCGAGGCGATCGAAGGCACTCACGGGATCGGACACGTGAGGTTCTCGACGGAATCGGAGGTCGATAGGTATCACGCGCATCCGTTTCAAAGTTACATGATACCTAACATGGCAGTGGTTCACAATGGTCAAATTACCAACTACTACACGATCAGAGAGCGACTCGAAATTAAAGGATATCAGTTCAAGACCAACAACGATTCGGAGTGTATAGTAGTGTATGTAGCGGACAAGTTGCGGGACGGATACTCGCTGGAGGAGGCGATGGAGGAGGCCATCCGCGACCTCGACGGACCGTTCTGCTTTATTATCAGCACTCCGGACGCGATCGCGGTCGCGAGGGACCCGCTGGGGCTTCGTCCCGGTGTGATCGGGTTCGGTAAGGACGGGGCTGTCGCCGTCGCCTCGGAGGAGGTCGCGCTGCGTCGGATCTTCGGCGACGAGCTCGAAGGTATCGAACAGATCGAACCGGGCGAGTACGAGGTGTTCGAGGTGGGTGGCCGGGGTTGA
- a CDS encoding GXGXG domain-containing protein, whose translation MKERVIDCRDKEPRDINSALKTYAREYDRIVLENPGAKHYIAAGLTEEVEVIIKGSVGYYVGTMIHGPRILVKGNAGWYPGDNVTKGEIVIEGHAGDGVGQGMYGGTIVVRGDAGSRVGQIMKNGTVIVGGDVEIMTGMYMMGGTIIVLGDAGTYTGESMLRGEIYVLGEVEDLGKNAEAVDPNGEDIERVWELVRAYDFDVTRDDLKALTKIVPRSKRPFYGSEEMEEG comes from the coding sequence TTGAAGGAGAGGGTTATCGACTGTCGTGACAAGGAACCTCGGGACATCAACAGCGCGCTGAAGACCTACGCCCGGGAGTACGACCGGATCGTGCTCGAGAACCCCGGTGCCAAGCACTACATCGCGGCCGGGCTGACCGAGGAGGTTGAGGTGATCATCAAAGGGAGCGTCGGCTACTACGTTGGTACGATGATCCACGGGCCGCGGATCCTCGTTAAGGGGAACGCGGGCTGGTACCCGGGCGATAACGTCACGAAGGGAGAGATCGTGATCGAGGGTCACGCGGGTGACGGAGTCGGTCAGGGAATGTACGGTGGTACCATCGTCGTCCGTGGCGACGCGGGTTCACGGGTCGGTCAGATCATGAAGAACGGGACGGTGATCGTGGGCGGCGACGTGGAGATCATGACGGGCATGTACATGATGGGCGGAACGATCATCGTACTGGGCGACGCCGGCACGTACACGGGCGAGAGCATGCTCCGCGGCGAGATCTACGTGTTGGGCGAGGTCGAGGATCTGGGTAAGAACGCCGAAGCCGTCGATCCCAACGGTGAGGATATCGAGCGCGTCTGGGAACTCGTCCGCGCGTACGACTTCGACGTAACCCGTGACGACTTAAAAGCGTTGACGAAGATCGTACCCAGGTCGAAGCGCCCGTTCTACGGCTCCGAAGAGATGGAGGAGGGGTAA
- a CDS encoding 7-cyano-7-deazaguanine synthase → MATTVVLCSGGLDSSVIAKWAVEELGGRVICLFVDYGQRNAPFERRAAERIAEAVGAEFETVGTFWLRRLCPDNPMFAGRLPREAGTEDLSANWLPARNWNLLGVAAALCDHLYLEGEDDEFHIVWGINAEEAERFPDNTKEFADAVAEALKRGLPSRPRLHSPLAELYKPGIVRLGSELGAPMELSVSCYNPIWEDDTPVHCGECEACYHRKRAFERAGIEDPTEYLE, encoded by the coding sequence GTGGCCACGACCGTCGTGTTGTGTAGCGGCGGGCTGGACTCCTCGGTTATCGCCAAGTGGGCGGTGGAGGAGCTCGGAGGGCGCGTGATATGTCTTTTCGTCGATTATGGGCAGCGGAACGCACCCTTCGAGCGGAGGGCTGCGGAACGTATAGCCGAAGCGGTGGGGGCCGAGTTCGAAACTGTCGGCACGTTCTGGCTGAGGCGCCTCTGCCCGGATAACCCCATGTTCGCCGGTAGACTGCCGCGTGAGGCCGGGACCGAGGATCTCTCGGCGAACTGGCTTCCGGCGAGGAACTGGAACCTCCTGGGGGTCGCGGCGGCGCTCTGTGACCATCTGTACCTCGAGGGGGAAGACGACGAGTTCCACATCGTTTGGGGTATCAACGCCGAGGAAGCCGAACGGTTTCCGGACAACACCAAGGAGTTCGCCGACGCCGTAGCTGAGGCGCTGAAGCGGGGACTGCCCTCGCGGCCGCGGCTCCACAGTCCGTTGGCCGAGTTGTACAAGCCGGGCATAGTGCGCCTGGGCTCGGAGCTCGGTGCCCCGATGGAGCTCTCCGTAAGTTGCTACAACCCGATCTGGGAGGACGACACGCCGGTGCACTGCGGAGAGTGTGAGGCGTGTTACCACCGTAAGCGGGCCTTCGAGCGGGCGGGGATCGAAGATCCCACAGAGTATCTGGAGTGA
- a CDS encoding class I SAM-dependent rRNA methyltransferase, whose protein sequence is MVVDKHARDAIRSGALSVFAPAVRRVRGRFRPGDVVKIETATGDFLGYAFAQTSDRDVRSGRAPGIVARIFDRKGEYPERSPDEIVLERIERRYRFRKRWKVDAHRDHMRVVFSEADDVPGLILDKFNDIAVFQTTCPAIERIILRNAAELLEILDVDTLYEKNDSRKRRQLGMEVRKRVVAGEERVETVVEEYGVRFAVNVEEGQKTGFYIDQVENRAKVQELVDGGRVLDVFTYVGGFAIHAAVGGAEEVVGIDKFDRVVQAAYRNADLNDVRDRVKFLVGDAFALLEKFERRGEEFDVVVLDPPAFVTSKEHLNRGRRAYFDVNYKALGLVRDGGLFVTCSCSHFLEPSDFVRLVNEAAARRSVRLRMLGPLRGQPPCHPIVPGNPDTRYLKAMFCAVEH, encoded by the coding sequence ATGGTGGTCGATAAGCACGCTCGGGACGCAATTCGGTCGGGAGCCCTCTCGGTTTTCGCACCGGCCGTTCGGAGGGTCAGGGGACGGTTCCGACCCGGTGATGTGGTGAAGATCGAAACCGCGACCGGCGACTTCCTGGGCTACGCCTTCGCCCAGACTTCGGACCGCGACGTGCGTAGTGGCCGGGCTCCGGGCATCGTGGCCAGGATCTTCGATCGGAAGGGAGAGTACCCGGAGCGCTCACCGGACGAGATCGTGTTGGAGCGTATCGAGAGGAGATACCGGTTCAGAAAGCGGTGGAAGGTCGACGCGCACAGGGACCACATGAGGGTGGTGTTCTCGGAAGCCGACGATGTTCCCGGCCTCATCCTGGACAAGTTCAACGACATCGCCGTGTTTCAGACCACGTGCCCGGCCATAGAGAGGATCATCTTGAGGAACGCGGCTGAACTACTCGAGATATTGGATGTGGACACGCTTTACGAGAAGAACGATTCAAGGAAGCGGCGACAGTTGGGGATGGAGGTACGGAAGAGGGTGGTGGCTGGAGAGGAGCGAGTCGAGACCGTCGTAGAGGAGTACGGGGTGCGCTTCGCGGTCAACGTCGAGGAAGGTCAGAAGACGGGGTTCTACATCGACCAGGTGGAGAACCGCGCGAAGGTGCAGGAGCTGGTGGATGGAGGTAGGGTCCTTGACGTCTTCACGTACGTAGGTGGGTTCGCGATCCACGCGGCGGTAGGCGGCGCCGAGGAGGTGGTAGGTATCGACAAGTTCGACCGGGTAGTCCAGGCCGCGTACCGTAACGCCGACCTCAACGACGTCCGAGACCGTGTGAAGTTCCTCGTAGGGGACGCGTTCGCCCTGCTCGAGAAGTTCGAACGGCGGGGAGAGGAGTTCGACGTCGTGGTCCTGGATCCACCGGCGTTCGTCACGTCCAAAGAGCATCTGAACAGGGGACGTAGGGCGTACTTCGACGTGAACTACAAGGCCCTGGGGCTGGTCCGGGACGGCGGCCTCTTCGTGACCTGCTCGTGCAGCCACTTCTTGGAGCCCTCCGACTTCGTGAGACTGGTTAACGAGGCGGCAGCCCGGCGGAGCGTGAGGCTCAGGATGCTCGGTCCGCTGCGGGGCCAACCCCCGTGCCATCCGATAGTACCTGGGAACCCAGACACCAGATACCTCAAGGCGATGTTCTGTGCGGTGGAGCACTAG
- a CDS encoding glycosyltransferase family 87 protein, whose product MFRVRNERHERYLAVAVPLLAAVFLLTTSPVMMNWYDVHYFEEWYRVAMSKGLLHVYPECEKVHYPPMAVVFYITTRDLIHNLGLDSNPWTFQFSLKIFLVAFYLLTCLVIIREFEWPIAQWGVISVPMGMVVWGYQFDTIIAFFLALTAVCVRRGRPIAAGVSLALASSFKYVPGILVIPFTLILKEKYGSRPAKIFFLTSAITVALLWSPFILYDPEAFWKQAFLFHMLRLPQDLTPLNIPLLLTRWHVYPYHFIIGKLSGPLIILGFVTLALWLWKRREILQESIRTSGLKHTIWGSAALFMLWFALTTKVGNPYYIAWIYLWVFPFAVWLLPSWCVGFLNTAPFLLALSRLPAAVCNAPVFVPEDVRWYPALQLLGFSTPLAVEKAHQLYLAAPNFMRLWYYHMHQTELVLVVVYTIVVTKTLLDLLKWIRDPKPADERPHDWAIHPMLLAFTLPAYIFALYIALPIG is encoded by the coding sequence TTGTTTCGGGTCCGTAACGAGCGGCACGAGCGGTACCTGGCGGTAGCGGTCCCCCTCCTTGCAGCGGTCTTCCTCCTGACAACCTCCCCAGTGATGATGAACTGGTACGACGTCCACTACTTTGAGGAGTGGTACCGTGTCGCGATGTCTAAAGGCCTACTACACGTCTACCCAGAGTGCGAAAAAGTACACTACCCACCGATGGCCGTAGTCTTTTACATAACCACGCGCGACCTCATCCACAACCTAGGTTTAGACTCCAACCCATGGACGTTCCAATTTTCTCTTAAGATATTTTTAGTCGCATTCTACCTGCTTACATGCCTAGTAATAATTCGGGAGTTCGAGTGGCCGATCGCTCAGTGGGGAGTCATATCAGTACCTATGGGTATGGTTGTGTGGGGTTATCAGTTCGATACTATTATCGCGTTCTTCCTAGCACTCACTGCTGTATGCGTACGCCGTGGTCGACCCATCGCCGCTGGAGTCTCCTTAGCTTTAGCTTCTAGTTTCAAGTATGTGCCCGGAATACTCGTAATTCCGTTCACTCTTATCCTCAAAGAAAAGTACGGTTCACGCCCAGCAAAGATATTTTTCTTAACCTCTGCAATCACAGTAGCTTTACTCTGGTCACCCTTTATACTGTACGATCCAGAAGCCTTTTGGAAACAAGCATTCCTATTTCATATGCTTAGACTCCCTCAAGATCTTACCCCTCTAAACATCCCATTACTCCTAACTAGATGGCACGTTTACCCCTATCACTTCATTATAGGGAAGCTATCGGGACCACTTATAATTCTCGGATTTGTAACTCTAGCTTTGTGGCTTTGGAAACGTCGTGAAATCCTACAAGAATCCATTAGAACATCTGGCTTGAAACACACTATTTGGGGCTCCGCAGCTCTGTTCATGTTATGGTTTGCCCTAACTACCAAAGTAGGAAACCCCTACTATATCGCCTGGATCTACCTATGGGTATTCCCATTCGCCGTCTGGTTGCTGCCATCATGGTGTGTCGGGTTCCTCAACACTGCCCCGTTTCTCCTCGCACTCAGCAGACTTCCTGCCGCTGTATGTAACGCTCCTGTATTCGTACCGGAAGATGTACGGTGGTATCCAGCACTTCAACTACTGGGCTTTTCCACACCATTAGCTGTAGAGAAGGCCCATCAGCTGTACTTGGCCGCACCTAATTTCATGCGATTGTGGTACTACCATATGCATCAGACAGAACTAGTACTCGTCGTCGTATACACAATCGTAGTTACGAAAACACTGCTAGATCTATTGAAGTGGATAAGGGATCCGAAACCAGCCGATGAGCGTCCTCACGATTGGGCTATCCACCCGATGCTCCTCGCATTCACTCTGCCCGCCTACATCTTCGCACTCTACATCGCACTACCGATCGGCTAG